One part of the Vanessa tameamea isolate UH-Manoa-2023 chromosome 8, ilVanTame1 primary haplotype, whole genome shotgun sequence genome encodes these proteins:
- the LOC113404780 gene encoding dynein axonemal light chain 4: protein MAEEGAATGGAVAEKVVHTYPLIRHTDMSEEMRIEAVELSVTACEKFSQNNEMAARMVKESMDKKFGPAFHVVVGESYGFEITYECTTICYMYFGGNQAICIWKCS from the exons atGGCTGAAGAAGGAGCAGCTACGGGTGGTGCTGTGGCGGAAAAAGTGGTACACACGTATCCTTTAATAagg catACAGACATGTCTGAAGAGATGCGGATTGAAGCTGTTGAATTATCAGTAACAGCTTGCGAAAAGTTTTCCCAAAACAATGAAATGGCCGCTCGTATGGTTAAAGAGTCCATGGATAAAAAATTTGGTCCAGCTTTCCACGTGGTTGTCGGCGAGAGTTACGGTTTCGAAATAACTTATGAGTGCACAACAATATGTTACATGTATTTCGGCGGTAACCAAGCCATTTGTATTTGGAAGTGTTCGTGA
- the LOC113404777 gene encoding ARF GTPase-activating protein Git, with translation MMISRSKHRSSVEVCSDCGASDPSWASINRGLLLCAECCSVHRSMGRHISHVKSLRQGSWPPSLLSMVQALTAQNVNSIWEHSLLDTSAPKHLRKKPQPKDPLHPIKSEFILAKHLRLAYVLRARRDEPPSELGRQLHSAVRSSSLDTAMRLLAQGADPNYYNQEKGSTCLHVACRAGQPSQAELLVAWGADPTARDSTGNPPADCARQGGHSELAERMTELVYDATDRMIHFLTGERPQHAAGRHYIVPRAHDTHEMTDVAKAARGKLQLLPNHLFEELVMDIYDEIDRRETEAIWQTSATGLERCGVAFLPVNPALSAPRNQGRQKLARLSAPELAALLRDVLLDATRRQRLATLQPRGLSGPLNPLLSASHLKHFSQMSDDEPLYDSVASDEDYAALAPIDLDMSSADPRTGETVSSTYNPSLPTEHSNLELPRTHSPSPAHSLPERKTEIESLKKELDNRDSTITELKNQLKNLQTIVEQLTKENSALKTTSSVDDDQSMTSQASINESNNTLDLTPQERGRSLETEQLTLSEDVDVRQSLKTVQRPVSMFEAREGPKNNWQVTKHQLTSIPGLERSLTQSAIEGASCVGAGADAEADTSVEVQRRAEAVTRCIQELWAAARLHRSRLPECAESIRTTVASLLALFPPSAAGGAAGGAADGALGGVLEQLRAASEAVSRACGARASLDRVRAAAYDLAKATKLLVTHVQPS, from the exons atgatgatatCACGTTCAAAGCATCGTTCATCGGTGGAAGTGTGCTCTGATTGCGGAGCATCGG ATCCATCATGGGCATCTATTAACCGTGGCTTACTACTGTGTGCTGAATGCTGTAGTGTTCACAGGAGTATGGGAAGACATATTTCACATGTTAAATCTTTACGACAAGGGTCTTGGCCTCCTTCGCTTTTATCT ATGGTGCAAGCACTGACAGCTCAGAATGTCAACAGTATATGGGAACATTCGTTACTCGACACTTCAGCTCCCAAACATTTAAGGAAGAAACCACAACCGAAAGATCCCCTTCA ccCAATAAAATCTGAATTCATACTAGCTAAACACCTAAGGCTAGCATATGTGCTAAGAGCAAGAAGAGATGAACCTCCAAGTGAGCTTGGAAGACAATTACACAGTGCTGTGAGGAGTTCCTCTCTAGACACTGCTATGAGACTTCTTGCCCAAGGAGCTGACCCTAACTATTACAATCAG GAGAAAGGTAGCACATGCCTCCATGTGGCTTGTCGTGCGGGACAGCCCTCGCAGGCCGAGTTGTTAGTGGCGTGGGGCGCCGATCCAACAGCACGAGATAGCACTGGCAACCCACCTGCTGACTGCGCTAG ACAAGGCGGGCACTCGGAGCTGGCGGAGCGGATGACGGAGCTGGTGTACGACGCCACGGACCGCATGATCCACTTCCTGACGGGCGAGCGCCCGCAGCACGCGGCCGGCCGGCACTACATCGTGCCGCGCGCGCACGACACGCACGAGATGACCGACGTCGCCAAGGCGGCGCGCGGGAAGCTGCAGCTG CTGCCGAATCACCTGTTCGAAGAGCTCGTTATGGACATCTACGATGAAATAGATCGCCGGGAAACTGAAGCta TCTGGCAAACGAGCGCGACCGGGCTGGAGCGATGCGGGGTGGCGTTCCTGCCGGTCAACCCCGCGCTGTCGGCGCCGCGCAACCAGGGCCGCCAGAAGCTGGCGCGCCTGTCCGCGCCCGAGCTGGCGGCGCTGCTGCGCGACGTGCTGCTGGACGCCACGCGCCGCCAGCGCCTCGCCACGCTGCAGCCCAGAG GTTTGTCCGGACCGTTAAATCCGTTACTGTCGGCGAGTCATCTCAAGCACTTTTCCCAAATGTCCGATGATGAGCCCTTATACGACTCGGTCGCGTCAGACGAAGATTACGCCGCGCTTGCGCCGATCGATTTAGAT ATGTCCAGCGCAGACCCGCGAACCGGCGAGACGGTATCTTCTACTTACAACCCTTCGCTACCGACTGAACATTCCAACTTGGAGCTTCCTCGTACCCACTCCCCGAGCCCCGCACACAGCCTACCCGAGCGAAAAACCGAAATCGAATCGCTCAAGAAAGAACTAGACAATCGAGATTCCACCATCACAGAACTAAAGAACCAGCTCAAGAACCTTCAAACGATAGTTGAACAATTGACGAAAGAGAACAGCGCCTTGAAGACCACCAGCAGTGTCGATGACGACCAGAGTATGACCTCTCAAGCATCGATAAACGAGAGCAACAACACTCTCGACCTGACTCCTCAAGAGCGAGGCCGGAGCCTGGAGACGGAACAGCTGACGTTGTCCGAGGACGTGGACGTGAGGCAATCGCTAAAAACTGTTCAGCGACCGGTCAGTATGTTTGAGGCTAGGGAGGGACCAAAGAATAACTGGCAGGTTACTAAACACCAG CTAACGAGTATCCCGGGGCTGGAGCGCTCGTTGACGCAGAGCGCCATCGAGGGCGCGTCGTGTGTGGGAGCGGGCGCGGACGCGGAGGCGGACACGAGCGTGGAGGTGCAGCGGCGCGCGGAGGCGGTCACGCGCTGCATACAGGAGCTGTGGGCGGCGGCGCGGCTGCACCGCTCCCGCCTGCCGGAGTGCGCGGAGTCCATCAGAACCACCGTCGCGTCGCTGCTGGCTCTCTTCCCGCCG agcgcggcgggcggcgcggcgggcggcgcggcggacGGCGCGCTGGGCGGCGTGCTGGAGCAGCTGCGCGCGGCGAGCGAGGCGGTGTCGCGGGCGTGCGGCGCGCGCGCGTCGCTGGACCGCGTGCGCGCCGCCGCCTACGACCTGGCCAAGGCCACCAAGCTGCTCGTGACGCACGTGCAGCCGTCCTAg
- the LOC113404779 gene encoding dolichyl-diphosphooligosaccharide--protein glycosyltransferase 48 kDa subunit, whose translation MKISLILGLIACFSIACAEQETLVLVDNLNIRETHSQFFKSLQDRGYSLTFKLADDANLVLSKYGEYLYKNLIVFSPSVVEFGGQLDTEGITKFIDDGGNVLMAGNSVAGDVYREIVSECGFEMDEESAAVIDHFNYDALDEGDHTRIVVSPKNLINAPTIVGTQNTQPLLFEGTGLILDKDNSLVMPILTADSTAYSYNPKSLVKEYPHAVGRKTVLIAALQARNNARIIFSGSLFFFSDEAFNSPVAKVHGDKTKASLSGNKALAVHLSEWAFGERGQLRVRRVHHHRQGDKQSSNTYTITDTVVYKIEIEELKNGKWQPFEANDVQLEFVRIDPFIRTTLKKKPNGVYEGIFKVPDVWGVYQFKVDYDRIGYTRLYHSTQVSVRPLQHTQYERFIPSAYPYYVSAFSMMVGVFLFSFVFLYYKEETPKSKSE comes from the exons ATGAAGATTTCACTTATTTTAGGTCTAATAGCGTGCTTTTCAATTGCATGTGCCGAACAAGAGACTTTAGTACTAgtggataatttaaatataagagaaACTCATtctcaattttttaaatctttgcaAG ATCGTGGCTACAGCCTAACTTTTAAGTTGGCCGACGATGCTAACCTAGTGCTCTCGAAGTACGGAGAATATTTGTACAAGAATCTTATAGTTTTTTCGCCTTCCGTTGTTGAATTCGGGGGTCAACTTGACACGGAAGGTATCACGAAGTTTATTGATGATGGTGGCAATGTCCTCATGGCTGGCAATTCTGTGGCAGGAGATGTATACAGGGAAATTGTTTCAGAATGTGGTTTTGAG atGGATGAAGAGTCAGCGGCTGTGATAGACCACTTTAACTATGATGCTCTAGATGAAGGTGATCATACAAGAATTGTTGTATCACCTAAGAACCTCATCAATGCTCCAACCATTGTTGGTACACAGAACACACAACCATTGTTGTTTGAAGGTACTGGGTTGATCTTGGATAAGGATAATAGTTTGGTTATGCCAATACTAACAGCTGATAGCACTGCATACAGCTACAATCCTAAGAGTCtg GTAAAAGAGTACCCTCATGCTGTGGGTAGGAAGACTGTGCTGATAGCTGCTCTGCAAGCCAGAAACAATGCCAGAATTATTTTCAGTGGGTCACTGTTCTTCTTTTCTGATGAAGCCTTTAATTCTCCTGTAGCTAAAGTTCAT GGTGATAAAACAAAAGCATCTCTTTCCGGTAACAAAGCTCTTGCAGTACACTTGAGCGAGTGGGCGTTCGGCGAGCGAGGTCAATTGCGCGTGCGCCGCGTTCATCATCACCGCCAGGGCGATAAGCAGTCATCTAATACCTATACTATAACTGATACTGTG gtttacaaaattgaaattgaagagTTGAAGAATGGCAAATGGCAACCATTTGAAGCTAATGATGTGCAATTGGAGTTTGTCAGAATTGATCCTTTCATCCGCACCACACTTAAAAAGAAACCTAATGGAGTCTATGAGGGTATCTTCAAAGTTCCTGATGTGTGGGGTGTCTATCAGTTCAAAGTTGATTATGATAGAATAGGATATACCAGACTATATCATTCAACACAG GTGTCTGTTCGTCCATTGCAACACACACAGTATGAGAGATTCATACCAAGTGCTTACCCATACTATGTGAGTGCTTTCTCCATGATGGTTGGAGTATTCCTGTTTTCGTTTGTCTTCCTCTATTACAAGGAGGAAACTCCCAAGAGCAAGAGTGAATAa